In Centropristis striata isolate RG_2023a ecotype Rhode Island chromosome 5, C.striata_1.0, whole genome shotgun sequence, a single genomic region encodes these proteins:
- the mybpha gene encoding myosin binding protein Ha: MPGKPAPIKKSPAKKAAEKAPEPAPEPPPAPVEAPPAEPAPVEAPPAEAAPAPEAAPAAPAEEAPAAEASPPDTPAADAPSADAPAADAPADAAPAEAAIVEEPPKAPTPPPPAAPTSAPLDVSVEDVNDISVTIKWNTPQTIGESGLSGYSVEYCKDGTKDWVVAQEGLTTANRCCIRNLAIGDLLHVRVVAVNAAGRSEPGTLAEPVPIREVGGRPRVRLPRNLRSCYVKQVGEQINLVIPFLGKPKPVVSWLKDGKPLDTKRVNIRNSDKDSIMFIRTAERDDSGVYEISVKVDSFEDKASIPFQIVERPGPPTSMKLVDSWGFNAALEWTPPRDNGNSEITGYTVQKADRKTNEWFTVLEHYHRLTATVSDLIMGNSYIFRVFAENQVGVSESSAVTKGVATVPKTGIIYKPPEYPEHDFSEAPKFTTPLNNHAATVGYTTKLLCSVRGSPKPKIEWLKNQMIIANDPKFRMISNQGICSLEIRKPCSFDGGVYTCRAKNAQGEAAVSCKLEVKQVILPDANK; the protein is encoded by the exons ATGCCAGGCAAACCTGCGCCCATCAAGAAGTCCCCAGCCAAGAAGGCTGCTGAGAAGGCACCTGAGCCCGCCCCGGAGCCTCCACCGGCTCCCGTAGAGGCTCCACCTGCAGAGCCTGCACCTGTGGAAGCTCCTCcagctgaggctgctcctgcacCCGAGgcagctccagcagcccccGCAGAGGAAGCCCCTGCTGCTGAAGCAAGCCCCCCAG ACACTCCTGCTGCAGATGCACCCTCTGCAGACGCTCCTGCTGCAGATGCACCCGCAGACG CTGCTCCAGCAGAAGCTGCCATAGTTGAGGAGCCGCCAAAGGCCCCCACGCCCCCACCTCCTGCAG CGCCCACCAGTGCTCCTCTGGACGTGTCTGTGGAGGATGTGAACGACATCAGCGTCACCATTAAATGGAACACGCCACAGACCATCGGAGAGTCCGGCCTGAGCGGATACAGTGTCGAGTACTGCAAGGATGGAA CAAAAGACTGGGTTGTAGCTCAAGAGGGGCTAACCACAGCTAACCGCTGCTGCATCAGGAATCTGGCAATCGGTGACCTGCTGCATGTGCGCGTGGTGGCTGTAAATGCCGCGGGCCGCAGTGAACCTGGTACCCTTGCTGAGCCTGTGCCCATCCGCGAGGTTGGTG gcCGCCCCAGGGTCCGCCTGCCCCGCAATCTCAGATCCTGCTATGTCAAGCAGGTTGGAGAGCAGATCAACCTGGTCATCCCCTTTCTT GGAAAGCCCAAACCTGTGGTGTCCTGGCTGAAGGACGGTAAGCCTTTGGATACAAAGAGGGTCAACATCAGGAACAGCGACAAGGACAGCATCATGTTTATCCGCACCGCTGAGAGGGACGACTCTGGCGTTTACGAGATTTCTGTTAAAGTGGACAGCTTTGAAGACAAAGCCTCCATCCCCTTTCAGATTGTGG AGCGGCCCGGCCCTCCTACCAGTATGAAGCTGGTGGACTCCTGGGGCTTCAACGCTGCTCTGGAATGGACCCCTCCCAGGGATAATGGCAACTCAGAGATCACTGGATACACGGTCCAGAAGGCAGACAGGAAGACCAAT GAATGGTTCACGGTGCTGGAACACTACCACAGGCTCACTGCCACCGTCTCAGACCTCATCATGGGCAACTCGTACATCTTCAGAGTGTTCGCTGAGAACCAAGTGGGCGTCAGCGAGTCGAGCGCCGTCACCAAGGGGGTGGCTACAGTCCCCAAGACAG GTATCATTTACAAGCCTCCTGAGTACCCAGAGCACGACTTCAGCGAGGCACCCAAGTTCACCACGCCCCTCAACAACCACGCTGCCACTGTGGGATACACCACCAAGCTGCTGTGCTCTGTCCGTGGATCCCccaag CCTAAGATCGAGTGGTTGAAGAATCAGATGATCATTGCTAACGACCCCAAGTTTCGTATGATCTCGAACCAGGGTATTTGCTCCCTGGAGATTCGCAAGCCCTGCAGCTTCGATGGCGGCGTGTACACCTGCAGAGCCAAGAACGCCCAGGGAGAGGCCGCTGTCTCCTGCAAGCTGGAGGTCAAAC AGGTCATTCTTCCAGATGCTAACAAATAA